Genomic DNA from Parafrankia irregularis:
TTCGATCAGGTCCCGTTCGCCGGTGGCGAGGCCGTGCCGGGTGGTGTTCAGCGCACCGGCCGCGGCGCCGAGCCGCAGCGCCCGGTCCAGGTCAGCGCCGTGGGCCAGCGCCGCCGCCATACCGGCCGTCATGGAATCACCCGCGCCGCGATGGTCGAGCATCGTGAACCGAGGCGTGCGGATCTCGACTTCCCGGTCGCCGACCAGCACCAGCGCCGGCTGTTCCGCCCGCGACACGATCACGACCTCCGCGCCGGACCGAGCCAGCTCCGTCATGACCGCCCGCAGTTCCTCCGGCTCGTCGGAGCCGGCATGCCCATCGCGGATCAGATCATCATGACTGACCTTGAGCACGGTGACTCCGCCGGCCAATGCCGCCAGCAGGCAGTCTCCCGACAGGTCAGCCACCACCCGGGCGCCCCCGCCCCGCAGGTCCGCCGCGAGCCTCCGATAGGTATCTGCGGGCAGGATCTCCTCGTTGTCCGGGCCGCCGAGAACCGCCACGCCGGCGTCAAGCCCTTCGACCAGCGCCGTGTTGTACAGCTCGTCGAGTT
This window encodes:
- a CDS encoding PfkB family carbohydrate kinase is translated as MVFAPSPLLTVTIEARPDDASDIHVHAGGQGVWIAHLLAIMDVEARLCAPFGGETGAVLTTLVRRSGIVVRPVTVSGENGGYVHDRRAGRREVVATTSAPSLTRHELDELYNTALVEGLDAGVAVLGGPDNEEILPADTYRRLAADLRGGGARVVADLSGDCLLAALAGGVTVLKVSHDDLIRDGHAGSDEPEELRAVMTELARSGAEVVIVSRAEQPALVLVGDREVEIRTPRFTMLDHRGAGDSMTAGMAAALAHGADLDRALRLGAAAGALNTTRHGLATGERDLIERLATRVDVRPVNGGPRADARTDHER